The Natribaculum luteum genome contains the following window.
TGATCGGCTCCATCGGCGCATAATCCTCGGGCGTCGGTCGCGGCGCTTCGCCGTAGACGGTCGACGAGGACGTGTACGCGAAGTCGGTGACGTCGGCGTTACACATCGCCTCGAGGAGCGTCAGCGTCATCCGCGTGTTGCGCTCGAACTGGTCGTACGGCCGATCCGTGTCGACCAGCTTCGACGCCGCCAGGTGGAAGACGCGGTCGACGTCGGACGTGAGCACGCCCTCGAGTGCGTCCGGATCGGTCAGGTCGGCCTCGACGAAGCGCGCGGCGTCGGGAACGCGCTCTCTCGAGCCGTTCGAGCAGTCGTCGACGACGATCACGTCCTCGCCGTCCTCGAGCAGTCGGGCGACCAGGTGGGTGCCGATGAAGCCCGCACCCCCCGTCACGAGCGTCCGTCTGTCGGTCATCGGCCGTATCTGATCGCTCCCGTAACATAAACACGTCCGTCCGGCGTCGGGGGTCGGCTGTGACGATCCGTCTAGACGACCCTGTTGTACAGATCTTCGCCGGTCTCGAGTCGATCGACGTTCTCGCGGACGATCTCGCCGACGTCGCGGAAGTAGTCGCGGGTGTACGCCGCACAGTGGGGCGTGACGATCACCTCCTCCATGTCCCACAGGGGCGACTCCTCGGGGAGCGGTTCGGTCTCGAAGACGTCCAGCGCCGCGCCCGCGATCTCGCCGGACTCGAGGGCGTCGACCAGCGCCGGTTCGTCGACGACGCTCCCGCGGGCGACGTTGACGAAGTAGGCGTCCTCGCGCATGGCGGCGAACTCGTCGGGACCGAAGAGGTGGTGGGTCTCGTCGGTCAGCGGAACGGTCGCGATCACGAAGTCGGCGTCGCCGATTGCGGAGTGGAGGTCGTCGTTCGCGTAGATTTCGTCGAACTCGGGGACGGGATCGGCGGAGCGGCGCACGCCCGTCATCCGGACGCCGAGCGCGCCGGCGACCGACGCGACGCCACGTCCCAGCGTGCCGGTTCCGACGACGCAGGCGGACGTGCCGGGGAGCGTGAACGCCTCGTCCCAGTCGGGTCGTTCCCACCGCCGCTCCCGCTGGTGGGCGACGTGGTCGTGGAGGCGACGCGAGAAGGAAAGCAGGTAGCCAGCGACCGTCTCGCCGACCGTCCGGTCGTGGATCCCCGTGCTGTTGGTGAGGACGACGTCGCGCTCCTCGAGGACGTCGAACGGGAACCGGTCGACTCCCGCCTGGATCGAGTGGATCCACTCGAGGTCCGCGAACGCCTCGCGGTGCTCGAAGGTGACGACGGCGTCGCAGGCCCCGATCCCCTCGTCGTCGGTAACGCGGACGTCGACCGGGAGGTCGGCGAGTTCGTCTGCGAGTTCTTCCGGCGGAAAGACCGCGTCGACGGAGTCGTGAACACCGAGTCGCTCGAGTTGCATGCACGGCGCTACGAACGGTCTCGAGTTCAATCTTCGCTCGAACACGAGCGACATTCGGCCGAACGCACTCGAGAACGGGCCGGTCGAGACGCCTCCCGAAGATCGATCTGGACGGCGTAAAGTGGGCGGCTCGGGTGAAAAGCATCGTCACAAGGGGCTCAGAGGGGGTAACTCTTCGTCATGGCCGCCCTACCCGTGCTTGGCAGGCGAGGACTTTCCGTCTATCGCTTCCGACTGCGACCCGTCACTCGCCGCTCGCCCACCCCTCGAGGTTGCGCAACTCCGCGGCCACCTCGCCGATACCCGCACTCGAGAGCGTTCCGCGCTCGGTGACGATGCCGTCGACGCAGTCGACGGGCGTCACGTCGAACGTCGGGTTCAGCACGTCGAGCGGCGCGTCTCCGTCGTAGACCGCCTCCCGGGAACCGGACTCGAGATTGACCGCCTCGCGCGTCGAGACCTTGTCGGTCGCGGCGACGGCGTAGACGGGAACCTCCTCGCGCGCGGCGGCGAGCGCGAGCGCCCGCGTGCCGGTCTTGTTGACGACGCGACCGTCCGGCAGGACGGTGTCGGCACCGACGAGCACGCAGTCGACGTCTTCGCTCGCGAGCACGTGTGCCACGGCGGCGTCGGTGTGTATCGTCACCGGCAGGTCGTCGGCCAGTTTCTCGGCGACGTCGACGCCCTCGCAGGCCGGCCGGGACTCGGCGACGTACACGCGCGACGGCTCGCCCGTCCGCAGCGCCTCGAGGACCGTCCCCGACCGCGAGAGGGTCGCGACGGTTCCCTCGACGTGCTCGCTCACCGCCGTCGCGGCCTCGTCGTCGGCCTCGAGCGCCCGGTCGATCCCCGCGAGCGCGGACTCGAGGACCGCAGGGGCGCTCCCCTCGTCGGCCTCGGCCATCGCCCGGTTGACCCGGTTTCGCAGGACCGCCATCGAGGGGCGAGCCTCGAGCAGTCGCCGGGCGAGTTCGGCGAGTTCGTCCCACTCCGCGTCCGACTCGGCCGTCTCGGCCTCCTGGCGCTCGCGGACGAGCAGCCCTGCCCGGTCGCGCAGCACCTCGAGCGCGCGGATCGACAGGTAGGCCGCGCCGTGGTCGCCGTCGGCGGCGATCG
Protein-coding sequences here:
- the ddh gene encoding D-2-hydroxyacid dehydrogenase, translating into MQLERLGVHDSVDAVFPPEELADELADLPVDVRVTDDEGIGACDAVVTFEHREAFADLEWIHSIQAGVDRFPFDVLEERDVVLTNSTGIHDRTVGETVAGYLLSFSRRLHDHVAHQRERRWERPDWDEAFTLPGTSACVVGTGTLGRGVASVAGALGVRMTGVRRSADPVPEFDEIYANDDLHSAIGDADFVIATVPLTDETHHLFGPDEFAAMREDAYFVNVARGSVVDEPALVDALESGEIAGAALDVFETEPLPEESPLWDMEEVIVTPHCAAYTRDYFRDVGEIVRENVDRLETGEDLYNRVV
- a CDS encoding NUDIX domain-containing protein yields the protein MTDATDETTTGDDASHVVTAFLRNRGEVLLLGRSGEVGTYAGQWGGVSGFAEDDPDRQVRVEIAEETGLADAVTLVRSARPVRFEDADLGREWVVHPYLFDCDSREVALSEEHIDYAWVPPTAMVDRETVPKLWAAYERVAPTVRSIAADGDHGAAYLSIRALEVLRDRAGLLVRERQEAETAESDAEWDELAELARRLLEARPSMAVLRNRVNRAMAEADEGSAPAVLESALAGIDRALEADDEAATAVSEHVEGTVATLSRSGTVLEALRTGEPSRVYVAESRPACEGVDVAEKLADDLPVTIHTDAAVAHVLASEDVDCVLVGADTVLPDGRVVNKTGTRALALAAAREEVPVYAVAATDKVSTREAVNLESGSREAVYDGDAPLDVLNPTFDVTPVDCVDGIVTERGTLSSAGIGEVAAELRNLEGWASGE